Proteins from a genomic interval of Oceanispirochaeta crateris:
- a CDS encoding DMT family transporter encodes MNKPRKAEFFLILVTIVWGGTFISIKVALEYVSPLLLMGLRFFSAFVFFLIINPVKISSLHKGMFIKGSCLGVLMFLGYGLQTVGLQYTTASRSGFITYFYALLVPVFQFLILKKKPLWANLGGLALAFLGLTLITGGLGKGSMNSGDMLTLISAGSYSIYIVCLNLWSTDENPATLTALQLLVTAVLAFVFIPVFETPFLISHPLLWFNLLYLSLLGSVVAVYVMTRFQNSLTPTRAAILYSLEPVFSVILAVLILQELFSSLQVIGAVLIISGVLFSEIMAIHKGVRQET; translated from the coding sequence ATGAATAAGCCCAGAAAAGCCGAGTTTTTTTTAATCTTAGTCACCATCGTCTGGGGCGGAACTTTTATCTCCATTAAGGTGGCTTTAGAATATGTTTCTCCACTGCTTTTGATGGGACTCCGCTTTTTTTCGGCTTTTGTTTTTTTCCTCATTATCAACCCTGTCAAAATCTCCAGTCTTCACAAGGGAATGTTCATCAAAGGGAGCTGTCTGGGCGTCCTGATGTTTCTGGGATATGGTCTCCAGACTGTGGGGCTTCAGTATACAACGGCCTCACGATCCGGGTTTATTACCTATTTTTATGCACTCCTTGTCCCTGTTTTTCAGTTTCTTATTCTGAAGAAGAAGCCTCTGTGGGCTAATCTGGGAGGATTGGCTCTTGCCTTTCTGGGGCTCACCCTGATTACCGGAGGGCTGGGGAAGGGGTCTATGAACTCCGGTGACATGCTGACTCTCATCTCGGCTGGCTCCTACAGCATCTATATTGTCTGCCTGAATCTCTGGTCAACAGATGAAAATCCGGCGACTCTCACAGCCCTTCAGCTGCTGGTTACGGCTGTCCTGGCCTTTGTCTTTATTCCGGTCTTTGAAACACCCTTTCTGATTTCTCATCCTCTGCTTTGGTTTAACCTGCTCTACCTGAGTCTTCTGGGGAGCGTTGTCGCCGTCTACGTCATGACCCGGTTTCAGAATAGCCTGACTCCCACAAGGGCTGCTATCCTTTACTCTTTAGAGCCTGTCTTTTCGGTGATTCTGGCTGTGCTCATTCTGCAGGAATTGTTTTCTTCTCTACAGGTGATTGGCGCTGTTTTGATCATATCTGGTGTTCTTTTTTCCGAAATTATGGCTATTCATAAAGGAGTCCGTCAGGAAACCTAA
- a CDS encoding cyclic nucleotide-binding domain-containing protein: MFDSYHNSVFSHPLFRSLKLREKEGLKEFYIIQEYLKGERILFEGDILESLYLVLEGSVSHLNEKNGSHSYFTGDFWGMEAILHPCQENGSYRAREDTIILRLRSEGFRRFLKQFPQSRYGLKPRIDKEGHLLSGFPESLWKDLGKNKSELVYRGRTSKKSFSLFLLLPLSFCVTGLLLAQISPWMILISLAGLILAGCELFLRSMILYSVSEKTAVRRFFNWRNFRLDQEEVPLDQVKSVHINVKGVVRQILNMGDLSIQTAGKGLLFKNIDDPKGLQKKLMELKSRRDFEQQGEQREEFRKLVRQNLMENVAEHYAGSQSRRKGEPLPQRRVFRKSPAILIFQLFIPFSLLTLSFFPSLLLSEGPGRGLSLFFWIIRGALLLRALWISLDWWNDIYKIELPFIWDIERKPFGSEEVRTQTDLAGVLNVRVSQKGLIRLILNYGDVIIETPGNSGTLEFYSVWNPMMVQSEIFQYRSQILLNKEKNQQVQSMKQFGEFAQILKQVQGHPSSVMHG, from the coding sequence ATGTTCGATTCCTATCATAATTCCGTATTCTCCCATCCTCTCTTTCGAAGCTTGAAGCTGAGAGAAAAGGAAGGGTTAAAAGAGTTTTACATCATTCAGGAATACCTGAAAGGTGAGCGGATCCTTTTTGAGGGAGATATCCTTGAGAGTCTCTACCTTGTTCTAGAAGGCTCTGTTTCGCATCTCAATGAAAAAAACGGCAGTCATAGCTACTTTACAGGTGATTTTTGGGGAATGGAAGCCATACTCCATCCCTGTCAGGAAAATGGTTCCTACAGAGCAAGAGAGGATACCATTATCCTCCGTTTGCGCTCTGAGGGATTTCGGCGGTTTTTGAAGCAATTTCCCCAGAGCCGTTACGGGTTGAAACCCCGGATAGATAAAGAGGGCCATCTCCTTTCCGGTTTTCCTGAATCCCTCTGGAAAGACTTAGGCAAGAATAAATCCGAGCTTGTATATCGGGGGAGAACCAGCAAGAAGAGTTTCTCCCTTTTTCTCCTGTTGCCCCTGAGTTTTTGTGTGACCGGACTCCTTCTGGCTCAGATCTCTCCATGGATGATTCTCATTAGTCTTGCCGGGTTGATTTTGGCCGGATGTGAGCTCTTTTTAAGGAGCATGATTCTTTATAGTGTCTCAGAGAAAACAGCGGTGAGGCGGTTCTTCAACTGGAGGAATTTTAGGTTGGATCAGGAGGAGGTCCCTCTGGATCAGGTTAAGAGTGTTCATATCAATGTAAAAGGTGTTGTCAGACAGATCCTGAATATGGGGGATCTCAGTATCCAGACGGCGGGAAAGGGACTTTTATTCAAAAATATCGACGATCCAAAAGGGTTGCAGAAGAAACTGATGGAGTTGAAGTCCAGGAGAGACTTTGAACAGCAGGGAGAACAACGGGAGGAGTTTCGAAAATTGGTTCGTCAGAATCTGATGGAGAACGTCGCAGAACACTATGCGGGGAGTCAAAGCCGTCGGAAAGGAGAACCTCTTCCTCAGCGAAGGGTGTTCAGAAAGTCTCCAGCCATTCTGATTTTTCAACTCTTTATTCCATTCTCTCTTCTGACTCTCAGCTTCTTCCCCTCCTTGCTGCTGTCTGAAGGCCCGGGGCGGGGCTTATCCCTCTTCTTCTGGATTATCCGGGGAGCCCTTCTCCTTAGAGCCCTCTGGATCAGCCTGGACTGGTGGAACGATATTTATAAAATAGAGCTTCCCTTTATCTGGGATATTGAACGGAAGCCTTTTGGTTCAGAAGAGGTTCGAACCCAGACAGATCTGGCAGGAGTTCTAAATGTGAGGGTTTCGCAAAAAGGATTGATTAGACTGATTTTGAATTACGGTGATGTTATCATCGAAACACCGGGGAACAGCGGGACCCTGGAATTCTATTCTGTTTGGAATCCTATGATGGTCCAGTCGGAAATCTTTCAGTACAGGAGTCAAATCTTGCTGAATAAGGAAAAAAATCAGCAAGTACAATCTATGAAACAGTTTGGAGAGTTCGCTCAAATTCTGAAACAGGTTCAAGGTCACCCCAGCTCTGTGATGCATGGTTAA
- a CDS encoding endonuclease III domain-containing protein → MKIKWIEIFKILEDFQTGYDLPSVSLIGNEEGSPFKILISTLISLRTRDEVTLEASRRLFESADTAEAMMKLSQEEIEALIYPCGFFRVKSGNILTISKEIVQNLGGQVPSSKEGLLALPGVGLKTANLVLSLGFAIPAICVDIHVHRIANRMGWVKTNKPDDSVPALEKILPREYWIPINELLVLFGQQICTPRSPKCSQCPLHEHCRRCGVEQSR, encoded by the coding sequence ATGAAAATCAAGTGGATTGAAATTTTTAAGATTCTGGAAGACTTTCAGACGGGATACGACCTCCCATCGGTCTCTCTTATCGGGAATGAGGAGGGATCTCCCTTTAAAATCCTCATATCCACACTCATTTCTCTGAGAACCAGGGATGAGGTAACCCTTGAAGCCTCTCGCAGGCTCTTTGAATCCGCGGACACAGCTGAAGCCATGATGAAACTGAGTCAGGAAGAAATTGAAGCACTCATCTATCCCTGCGGGTTTTTCAGGGTCAAATCAGGAAATATTCTCACAATCAGCAAAGAGATCGTCCAGAACCTGGGCGGCCAGGTTCCCTCCAGCAAGGAAGGCCTGCTGGCTCTTCCCGGAGTAGGCTTAAAGACTGCTAATTTAGTGCTTAGCCTCGGGTTTGCCATTCCTGCTATCTGTGTGGATATTCATGTCCATAGGATTGCAAACCGCATGGGCTGGGTAAAGACGAACAAACCTGATGATTCTGTTCCTGCCCTTGAAAAAATACTGCCCCGGGAGTACTGGATACCCATCAACGAACTTCTGGTTCTCTTTGGTCAACAGATATGCACTCCCAGGAGTCCGAAATGCTCTCAATGTCCCCTTCATGAGCATTGCCGTAGATGCGGTGTAGAGCAATCAAGATAA
- a CDS encoding arginyltransferase — translation MRILAQPRLSQHEPCPYLADEMFQQEYFVGTELDRSEFQSYLDQRWRRFGIVFFRPVCPSCRKCRPIRVLARSFLPTKSQKRVLNKNRDTKVIFSPLNFKEEFFRIYEKHSLQKFGQESSREEFIRNFYNPGVPSFQSEYYIDGVPAGFGILDVSSNGLSSVYFCYDPDFSEYSLGSFSVIEEIKQTVSLDLEYYYLGYYIEEAPRMAYKGRFHPHEILVDGVWTPSEMLKKSVGTTQEVNIEQEQ, via the coding sequence ATGAGGATTTTGGCACAACCCCGGCTCTCTCAGCATGAACCTTGTCCCTATTTAGCAGATGAGATGTTTCAACAGGAGTATTTTGTCGGAACAGAGCTGGATAGGAGTGAATTCCAGTCCTATCTGGATCAACGGTGGAGACGTTTCGGGATTGTTTTTTTCAGACCGGTATGTCCATCCTGTAGAAAGTGCCGGCCCATCAGGGTTCTCGCCCGGTCATTTCTTCCGACGAAGAGCCAGAAACGCGTACTCAATAAAAACAGGGATACAAAGGTCATTTTCAGTCCCCTGAATTTCAAAGAAGAATTTTTCCGCATCTATGAGAAACACAGCCTCCAGAAATTCGGCCAGGAAAGCAGTCGGGAAGAGTTCATCAGAAATTTTTATAATCCCGGAGTTCCCTCATTTCAATCAGAGTACTATATCGATGGTGTTCCCGCAGGATTTGGTATCTTGGATGTCTCCTCCAATGGACTCAGCTCCGTATATTTCTGCTATGATCCTGATTTTTCGGAATACAGCCTGGGAAGTTTCAGTGTCATAGAGGAAATCAAACAGACCGTTTCTTTAGACTTGGAGTATTACTACCTAGGGTATTATATCGAAGAGGCTCCCAGAATGGCTTATAAGGGACGTTTCCATCCCCATGAAATACTGGTAGATGGTGTCTGGACGCCTTCGGAAATGTTAAAAAAATCCGTAGGAACTACCCAGGAAGTAAATATAGAACAGGAGCAGTAA
- a CDS encoding IspD/TarI family cytidylyltransferase, with protein MIKAVIITAAGSSSRMKGKGKKELKVLKGRTVLERAVLPFVLSEQFDHICVTYPAGNKEEMEKALKRINFPISYVQGGDSRQASVYNALITLRETYSDLVLIHDGARPHISEELIERVLTGTIERGNSTPVIPSVSAMKILNSHGDIEQHLVRKSTVSAQTPQGFSFQEILEAHEKANADDDSYIDDSEIWSRYIGPAHTVKGDPENIKITYPGDLKGK; from the coding sequence ATGATAAAAGCCGTAATTATTACCGCCGCGGGTTCTAGCAGCCGCATGAAAGGCAAGGGTAAAAAAGAGCTGAAAGTATTAAAAGGAAGAACAGTGCTTGAACGGGCCGTTCTTCCTTTTGTTCTCTCTGAACAGTTTGATCACATCTGCGTCACCTATCCCGCGGGAAACAAAGAGGAGATGGAAAAAGCCTTAAAAAGGATTAATTTTCCCATCAGCTATGTCCAGGGTGGAGATAGTAGACAAGCCTCGGTCTATAACGCTCTGATCACCCTCAGAGAAACATATAGCGACCTTGTCCTCATCCATGACGGAGCCAGACCGCATATCAGTGAAGAGTTGATTGAGAGGGTTCTAACTGGAACCATTGAACGGGGCAACAGCACACCTGTCATCCCCTCGGTCAGCGCCATGAAGATCCTGAATTCCCACGGGGATATTGAGCAGCATCTCGTCAGAAAATCCACAGTGAGCGCCCAGACTCCTCAAGGATTCTCCTTTCAGGAAATTTTAGAAGCCCATGAGAAGGCAAATGCCGATGATGATTCCTACATAGATGATTCTGAAATATGGTCCCGCTATATCGGTCCCGCACACACAGTCAAGGGAGATCCTGAAAACATAAAGATCACCTATCCGGGAGACCTGAAAGGAAAATGA
- the ispF gene encoding 2-C-methyl-D-erythritol 2,4-cyclodiphosphate synthase, with amino-acid sequence MRIGMGYDIHRLVEHRPLILAGVTIPSERGEDAHSDGDVLLHALIDALLGAIAQGDIGTHYPPSDPKWKNVSSRKLLRETLERVTAAGFKPGNIDCTVILEKPKLGPFRESIRASLQEDLQIPLDCISFKAKTKEKQDATGKDLAIEALATVLLLPL; translated from the coding sequence ATGAGAATAGGAATGGGCTACGACATCCACCGCCTGGTGGAACACCGTCCTCTCATCCTCGCTGGAGTCACCATCCCCAGCGAACGAGGTGAAGATGCCCATTCCGATGGAGACGTCCTCCTCCATGCCCTGATCGACGCCCTGTTGGGAGCGATTGCCCAGGGAGACATAGGGACTCATTACCCTCCTTCTGATCCAAAATGGAAAAATGTTTCCAGTCGGAAATTACTCCGGGAAACCCTGGAGAGAGTGACTGCGGCCGGATTCAAACCTGGAAATATTGATTGCACGGTTATTCTGGAAAAGCCAAAACTAGGGCCTTTTAGGGAATCGATTAGAGCCTCATTACAAGAAGATCTCCAGATTCCACTGGACTGTATCTCCTTTAAAGCCAAGACCAAAGAGAAACAGGATGCCACCGGAAAGGACCTCGCCATCGAAGCCCTGGCCACCGTTCTGCTTCTACCCCTCTGA
- a CDS encoding FHA domain-containing protein: protein MQKTKWFLEGLIKGDSRWNIPIDKGETQIGRSTECDLILQAPSVSRIHGIIKIFADGVYLKDLGSRNGTYINGVRIVDEKKLSINDIIRFGELEFCLRELEEEDEKTQIDMEKQQETDFIRLYGLSSREEEVLYLLIKGLKTKEIARRLFISQGTAKNHVLSIYTKTDCHSRIEIARKYQDF from the coding sequence ATGCAGAAAACAAAATGGTTTCTTGAGGGATTAATAAAAGGAGACTCCCGATGGAACATCCCCATTGACAAGGGAGAAACACAGATTGGCCGCAGCACTGAGTGTGACCTCATACTGCAGGCGCCCTCGGTTTCAAGGATACACGGCATAATCAAAATATTCGCTGATGGTGTATACCTGAAAGACCTGGGTAGCCGCAATGGAACGTATATAAACGGAGTCAGGATCGTTGATGAAAAAAAATTGAGCATCAACGACATTATCCGTTTTGGAGAGCTTGAGTTCTGCCTTCGCGAACTGGAAGAAGAAGACGAGAAGACCCAAATAGACATGGAGAAGCAGCAAGAAACGGACTTTATCCGCCTCTATGGTCTATCAAGCCGAGAAGAAGAGGTTCTCTATCTTTTAATCAAAGGCTTAAAAACAAAAGAAATTGCCCGGCGTCTGTTCATTTCACAGGGGACGGCTAAGAACCATGTCCTCAGTATTTATACAAAAACGGATTGTCATAGCAGAATTGAGATCGCCCGGAAATATCAGGACTTCTAA
- a CDS encoding calcium/sodium antiporter has protein sequence MVLLIWLLALSGGLLILTLSSDWFVSSAEKIGIYFHLPAFIIGVVIIGFGTSLPELASSIVSVLHDQSEIVIANAIGSNITNIFLVLGVSALFAGSYSINHDIFQTDMPFLAGSAILISLMTYDLSFSLVEALICLVALGLYLYRSITQGQISEQILEQKSEIESEDLKKPSLSNWLILIISPALITVGASVTVKSVVNISEILMIGTEIIAVTAVALGTSLPEVMVSIQAARKGKGDIAVGNVIGSNIFNTFAVMGVSALFGPLKIPESYRIQTLPIFIGATIMAYFIVQDKKVFRFEGVLLLLFYIYFLGSSYGFF, from the coding sequence ATGGTACTTCTAATCTGGCTTCTGGCTTTGTCGGGAGGTTTGCTGATTCTCACCCTCAGTTCTGACTGGTTTGTGTCTTCTGCAGAGAAAATAGGAATATACTTCCACCTGCCGGCTTTTATTATCGGTGTTGTCATCATCGGATTTGGAACCTCCCTTCCCGAACTGGCTTCGAGCATTGTCTCTGTCCTGCATGATCAGTCGGAAATTGTCATTGCCAATGCCATAGGCTCCAATATCACCAATATTTTCCTCGTTTTGGGGGTTAGTGCTCTATTTGCCGGTTCCTACTCCATAAATCATGATATTTTTCAGACAGATATGCCTTTTCTGGCCGGATCTGCCATCCTCATATCTCTGATGACCTATGACTTGAGCTTCTCTCTTGTTGAGGCTCTGATCTGTCTTGTGGCCCTGGGCCTCTATCTGTACAGGTCCATCACACAGGGGCAGATATCAGAACAAATTTTAGAACAAAAAAGTGAAATAGAATCGGAGGATTTGAAAAAGCCATCCCTTTCCAACTGGCTGATCCTCATAATCAGCCCTGCACTGATCACAGTGGGGGCCAGTGTAACGGTGAAGTCCGTAGTGAACATTTCAGAAATTTTAATGATAGGAACCGAAATCATAGCGGTCACCGCCGTAGCCCTTGGAACCTCCCTTCCGGAGGTCATGGTATCCATTCAGGCAGCCCGGAAAGGCAAGGGAGACATTGCCGTTGGGAATGTGATTGGTTCCAACATATTCAACACCTTTGCCGTCATGGGAGTTAGTGCTCTTTTCGGCCCCTTGAAGATTCCCGAAAGCTATCGTATTCAAACTCTACCTATTTTTATAGGAGCCACAATCATGGCTTATTTCATTGTTCAGGATAAGAAAGTTTTCCGTTTCGAAGGAGTCTTACTGCTCCTGTTCTATATTTACTTCCTGGGTAGTTCCTACGGATTTTTTTAA
- a CDS encoding CarD family transcriptional regulator encodes MEKNVKTLFKAKQEVVYPTQGVGRVEKIEEKEFKGKKILYYEIYLEVSDMTVMVPVDKAVELGLRAIVSPAESKKALEIITKEYEPVPTDWKMRYQMNVDLLKKGDVTDIATVVTTLYHRSKIKELPILERKLYDSALKLLIDEISFSLGKSKDDVEQLIFSKLESE; translated from the coding sequence ATGGAAAAAAATGTGAAGACTCTATTCAAAGCTAAACAGGAAGTTGTTTATCCCACTCAGGGTGTCGGCCGTGTAGAGAAGATAGAAGAGAAAGAGTTCAAGGGTAAAAAGATTCTCTACTATGAGATCTATCTTGAAGTATCAGACATGACTGTCATGGTTCCTGTTGATAAAGCCGTAGAGCTGGGACTCCGGGCGATTGTATCCCCTGCGGAATCTAAAAAAGCTCTGGAAATAATCACAAAAGAGTATGAACCAGTTCCTACAGATTGGAAAATGCGCTATCAGATGAATGTTGACCTCCTCAAAAAGGGAGATGTCACCGACATAGCCACGGTTGTTACCACTCTCTATCATAGAAGCAAAATCAAGGAACTTCCCATCCTGGAAAGAAAACTCTATGACAGTGCATTAAAACTTCTCATCGATGAAATCTCATTTTCTCTCGGAAAATCCAAGGATGATGTGGAGCAGCTGATCTTCAGCAAACTAGAATCAGAATGA
- a CDS encoding peptidase U32 family protein, whose product MNKIELLAPGGNLDSAMAALENGADAVYCGLQEFSARKSAKNFSLDQISRLREWTLQNSKKIYMTLNTILKEEELAGIMEILYQLEDLGVDSIILQDPGLARMIKRNFPHLILHGSTQMAVHNLSGLRVLKDLGFSRVVLPREMTISEMAAFKTAFPDLEIEVFIHGAQCYGFSGMCLASGMLLGRSANRGECGQVCRTWFEREKDRGYFLSSTDLWAGTRILELEEIGISSLKIEGRMKSPAYAAAAASYYRAILERRSPEEISSLEDNLRVAFSRNSGIGHLKSTKGQSMVDREYPGHRGLFLGKTLGGSGHSLTIETSRTLHKRDGLMFVTSSGEARSFSLDIKGKTSLEPGKVTIPIPFQAPPKGTDLFQIQSHDLHSKSLNELSLPLYKKPVSATLLLSSEKVTLKVAEYQFSKTLPFQSEESTGSRGPEDKIRNEFMKSAQYDFCLSSLQLEGDGVDLSTRFIPPSSLKNLRREIYKTLDEVRRSQKEDKLRKLRESLLEDAAKLSSNRGSLPPRIELNPKDSRLPVLTPGNIKKAKLSARDGLPYLPLSPLVFPSDEKSFLKEISESTGTEGALIGIGNWGHIGMYQELVQKNTSLRWYGDSGMLLANSQAQLLMEELMGSETAGSYAWIEYSSSEIPVFFNKAGKEFKPPLFISRNCFKKHSLGGSCHECKRSFEYDLDQKDKKYKVILEDCLTWIFSGEENP is encoded by the coding sequence ATGAATAAAATTGAACTCCTGGCTCCGGGAGGAAACCTGGATAGCGCCATGGCCGCTCTGGAAAATGGAGCCGATGCAGTATACTGCGGTCTCCAAGAATTTTCTGCCAGGAAAAGCGCCAAAAACTTCTCTCTGGATCAGATAAGCCGTCTCCGTGAATGGACCCTTCAGAATTCTAAAAAGATTTATATGACCCTCAATACAATTTTGAAGGAAGAAGAGTTAGCCGGGATAATGGAGATCCTATACCAGTTGGAAGACCTGGGTGTAGACAGCATCATCCTGCAGGATCCAGGATTGGCCAGGATGATTAAGAGGAATTTTCCCCATTTAATCCTCCATGGATCTACTCAAATGGCTGTTCATAACCTGTCTGGTCTTCGGGTCCTCAAAGACTTAGGATTTTCACGGGTAGTTCTCCCCAGAGAGATGACCATATCTGAGATGGCTGCCTTCAAGACAGCCTTCCCCGATCTTGAGATTGAAGTCTTTATTCACGGAGCCCAATGCTATGGCTTCTCGGGGATGTGCCTTGCCTCAGGTATGTTGTTGGGACGTTCCGCCAATAGGGGCGAATGCGGCCAGGTCTGCCGGACCTGGTTTGAAAGGGAGAAAGACAGGGGATATTTCCTCTCATCCACAGATCTCTGGGCTGGAACACGTATATTGGAACTGGAAGAGATAGGAATCTCATCCCTGAAAATAGAAGGCCGCATGAAGTCTCCGGCCTACGCAGCAGCCGCAGCCAGTTATTACAGAGCCATACTGGAGAGGCGCTCCCCGGAAGAAATAAGCTCATTGGAAGACAACTTGAGAGTTGCATTTTCAAGGAATTCCGGAATAGGACACCTGAAGTCCACCAAGGGTCAGTCCATGGTAGACAGAGAGTATCCGGGACACAGAGGCCTTTTTCTGGGAAAGACCCTTGGAGGCAGTGGTCATTCTCTCACCATAGAGACATCTAGAACTCTTCATAAGAGGGATGGACTGATGTTTGTCACCTCCAGCGGCGAAGCCAGGTCATTCTCACTCGATATAAAAGGAAAAACAAGCTTAGAACCTGGGAAAGTGACGATTCCGATTCCCTTTCAGGCACCACCCAAAGGAACGGATCTGTTCCAGATCCAGTCCCATGATCTTCATTCGAAGTCCTTGAATGAGCTAAGTCTCCCTTTATACAAAAAACCCGTATCAGCGACGCTTCTCCTTTCATCAGAGAAGGTAACTCTCAAGGTTGCAGAGTATCAATTCAGCAAGACACTCCCTTTTCAATCCGAAGAATCAACCGGAAGCAGAGGTCCTGAAGATAAAATCAGAAATGAATTCATGAAGTCGGCACAGTATGACTTCTGCCTGTCTTCCCTGCAGCTGGAAGGGGATGGTGTGGATCTGAGCACACGATTTATTCCGCCGAGCTCACTGAAGAACCTCAGGCGGGAGATATACAAGACTCTGGATGAAGTCCGACGGTCACAAAAAGAAGACAAACTCCGGAAACTAAGAGAATCCCTTCTTGAGGATGCAGCAAAGCTGAGTTCTAACAGAGGCAGTCTGCCCCCCAGAATAGAGCTGAATCCGAAGGACTCACGCCTCCCCGTTCTAACTCCGGGGAATATCAAAAAAGCCAAGCTTTCTGCCAGAGATGGCCTCCCCTATCTGCCCTTGAGTCCCCTTGTTTTCCCATCTGATGAGAAATCATTCCTAAAGGAAATCTCTGAGTCCACTGGTACGGAGGGAGCCTTGATCGGAATTGGAAACTGGGGCCATATAGGAATGTACCAGGAGCTGGTTCAGAAGAATACAAGCCTTCGTTGGTATGGAGACAGCGGCATGCTCCTGGCAAACAGCCAGGCCCAGCTCCTTATGGAAGAGTTGATGGGTTCTGAGACAGCGGGATCTTACGCCTGGATAGAATATAGCAGCTCAGAGATCCCTGTTTTTTTCAACAAAGCCGGAAAAGAATTCAAACCACCCCTATTCATAAGCCGGAACTGCTTTAAAAAACACAGCCTGGGCGGAAGCTGCCATGAGTGCAAACGGTCCTTCGAATATGACCTGGATCAAAAAGATAAGAAATACAAAGTTATCCTGGAGGATTGTCTCACATGGATTTTTTCAGGGGAAGAAAACCCCTGA